A genomic region of Synechococcales cyanobacterium CNB contains the following coding sequences:
- a CDS encoding Rrf2 family transcriptional regulator produces the protein MFNQTTEYALRAMACLAYQPESMVPTTELARLTKVPPNYLAKVLQELASADLIVGRRGVGGGYRLARSPASIRLLDVINAISRVERIRTCPLGLETHGPNLCPLHRRIDAAAEALIKIYGGVTLQDVVSDSNVAQRPLCDTGTSLRISAPARR, from the coding sequence ATGTTCAACCAGACGACGGAGTATGCACTGCGGGCGATGGCGTGTCTGGCGTACCAGCCGGAGTCGATGGTGCCGACGACGGAGTTGGCGAGGCTGACGAAGGTGCCGCCGAACTACCTGGCGAAGGTGCTGCAGGAGCTGGCGAGCGCGGACCTGATTGTCGGTCGGCGCGGGGTGGGCGGGGGGTACCGGCTGGCGAGGTCGCCGGCGTCGATCCGGCTGCTGGACGTGATCAACGCGATCAGCCGGGTGGAGCGTATCCGTACCTGCCCGCTGGGTCTGGAGACGCACGGGCCGAACCTGTGCCCGCTGCACCGGCGCATCGACGCGGCGGCGGAGGCGCTGATCAAGATATACGGCGGGGTGACGCTGCAGGACGTGGTGAGCGACTCGAACGTGGCGCAGCGTCCGCTGTGCGACACGGGAACGAGCCTGCGCATTTCCGCGCCCGCTCGCCGATGA
- the lysS gene encoding lysine--tRNA ligase, whose amino-acid sequence MSDRPPPTNAASLHEQELARRAKREQVRALGLDPYGVCTPGIVPLREARARYDERADAAHQAGGADGRPRVRVAGRVVLLRDTGRLVWMNLRDETGDLQAAVSRKDCEERGFEAAKLTDLGDVVVVEGPLMRTRTGEVTVWASSLRPASKSLVPPPSKHEGLIDTELRYRQRYVDLWANPETKGVFTLRSRIVSRIREIMDGLGFLEVETPMLQALAGGAAARPFRTRLNALGIDVFLRIAPELYLKRLLVGGFSRVYEINRNFRNEGLDRQHNPEFTMLEAYEAFGDVTTMMDLTERLVRESARLVAGERGMPHGLRLPFGETDIDYGSPFERVAYADLFERALGFGPTDLDRVWREAESRGVTAKYARHLAEEGRAPAGGRLRGRVDDALVVNELFEAFAEPTLDPGRPTFITDYPAAISPLTRPKPSNPALADRADLFIGHMEIAPMYTELNDPDVQAEKFRAQLAGLDEEESTFRTFDEDFVRALKVGMPPAGGMGLGIDRLVMLLTDQRSIRDVLLFPFMRPEGGAGCG is encoded by the coding sequence GTGTCTGACCGTCCCCCGCCCACGAACGCCGCGAGCCTGCACGAGCAGGAGTTGGCCCGACGCGCGAAGCGAGAGCAGGTTCGCGCGCTGGGGCTTGATCCGTACGGGGTGTGCACACCGGGGATTGTGCCGCTGCGTGAGGCGCGGGCGAGGTACGACGAGAGGGCGGACGCGGCGCACCAGGCGGGCGGTGCGGACGGCCGGCCGCGGGTGAGGGTGGCGGGTCGCGTGGTGCTGCTGCGGGACACGGGCAGGCTGGTGTGGATGAACCTTCGCGACGAGACGGGCGACCTTCAGGCGGCGGTGAGCCGGAAGGACTGCGAGGAGCGTGGCTTCGAGGCGGCGAAACTGACGGATCTTGGCGACGTGGTGGTGGTCGAGGGGCCGCTGATGCGGACTCGGACGGGCGAGGTGACGGTGTGGGCGTCGTCGCTGCGTCCGGCGTCGAAGAGCCTCGTGCCCCCCCCCTCGAAGCACGAGGGGCTGATCGACACGGAACTGCGCTACCGGCAGCGGTACGTTGACCTGTGGGCGAACCCCGAGACGAAGGGGGTGTTCACGCTGCGTTCTCGGATCGTGTCGCGCATCCGGGAGATCATGGACGGGCTGGGGTTCCTGGAGGTGGAAACGCCGATGCTGCAGGCGCTGGCGGGTGGAGCGGCGGCGCGCCCGTTCCGCACGCGGCTCAACGCGCTGGGGATCGATGTCTTCCTGCGGATCGCGCCGGAGCTGTACCTGAAGCGGCTGCTGGTGGGCGGGTTCTCGCGGGTGTACGAGATCAACCGCAACTTCCGCAACGAGGGGCTGGACCGGCAGCACAACCCCGAGTTCACGATGCTGGAGGCGTACGAGGCCTTCGGCGACGTGACGACGATGATGGACCTGACGGAGCGGCTGGTGCGTGAGTCCGCGCGGCTCGTGGCGGGGGAGCGGGGGATGCCGCACGGTCTGCGGCTTCCCTTCGGCGAGACGGACATCGACTACGGGAGTCCGTTCGAGCGGGTTGCGTACGCGGACCTGTTCGAGCGGGCGCTGGGGTTCGGGCCGACGGACCTCGACCGCGTATGGCGCGAGGCGGAGTCGCGCGGCGTGACGGCGAAGTACGCTCGGCATCTTGCGGAGGAGGGGCGTGCGCCGGCGGGCGGCAGGCTGCGCGGGCGGGTGGACGACGCGCTGGTGGTGAACGAGCTTTTCGAGGCGTTCGCGGAACCGACGCTGGACCCCGGGCGTCCGACGTTCATCACGGACTACCCCGCGGCGATCTCGCCGTTGACGCGCCCGAAGCCTTCGAACCCCGCGCTGGCGGACCGTGCGGACCTGTTCATCGGTCACATGGAGATCGCGCCGATGTACACGGAGTTGAACGACCCGGACGTGCAGGCGGAGAAGTTCCGAGCGCAGCTGGCGGGGCTGGACGAGGAGGAGTCCACGTTCAGGACGTTCGACGAGGACTTCGTGCGTGCGTTGAAGGTGGGGATGCCGCCGGCCGGGGGGATGGGGCTGGGGATCGACCGGCTGGTGATGCTGCTGACGGACCAGCGTTCGATCCGTGACGTGCTGCTGTTCCCGTTCATGCGCCCCGAGGGTGGGGCGGGGTGCGGGTGA
- a CDS encoding DUF1579 domain-containing protein — protein MRRRSLIFHAGALCLAAASASGQSAPDARPLAENPTPAVGIARFARGGLDTSGPASKHEFLAQHIGEWTGTLRTWPRPGSPPVESECTMTVSSMLEGRFIRVETSAEIPGVGPFFGLGVHGFDNSTQRFQGSWIDSLHAGVLSGTGELDADAGTLAWTITFLSPLTKQPTTLRRIERRTGKDAMSIEFIETDPASGAERRSIEMTLTREPMKGPAGRCAVVPTAVRAPKEQPALPD, from the coding sequence ATGCGAAGACGGTCGCTCATCTTCCATGCCGGCGCGCTCTGCCTCGCCGCCGCGTCGGCGTCCGGGCAATCAGCGCCCGACGCGCGCCCCCTCGCGGAGAACCCGACACCCGCCGTCGGGATTGCGCGGTTCGCGCGGGGGGGGTTGGACACCTCCGGCCCCGCGAGCAAGCACGAGTTCCTCGCGCAGCACATCGGCGAGTGGACCGGCACGCTGCGCACATGGCCAAGGCCCGGCTCGCCGCCCGTCGAGAGCGAGTGCACGATGACCGTCTCGTCGATGCTCGAAGGCCGCTTCATCCGCGTGGAGACCTCGGCCGAAATCCCCGGCGTCGGTCCCTTCTTCGGCCTCGGTGTCCACGGCTTCGACAACTCCACGCAACGTTTCCAGGGGTCGTGGATCGACTCGCTCCATGCCGGCGTGCTCTCGGGGACCGGCGAACTCGACGCCGACGCGGGCACGCTCGCCTGGACGATCACTTTCCTCTCCCCGCTGACGAAGCAGCCGACGACGCTCCGCAGGATCGAACGGCGCACCGGCAAGGACGCCATGTCCATCGAGTTCATCGAGACGGACCCCGCGAGCGGCGCGGAGCGGCGGTCCATCGAGATGACGCTCACACGCGAGCCGATGAAAGGCCCCGCCGGACGATGCGCCGTGGTCCCGACAGCCGTCCGCGCGCCGAAAGAACAGCCCGCGCTGCCGGACTGA
- a CDS encoding PEP-CTERM sorting domain-containing protein, with protein MKKMIALAALAGLATSAAATSIVKPPDIGPWWHPIDGDFGTYVYASDFVLTGTDTKVDRMGTWLSLIWGGTQNIRFEVWGDTGGFGPNPNDVLASTGSIHPAVTPNLDYHEAPAAFSANLVPGNRYWFIATVVSEGGGGGYQTGGHTQNSVYNDNGTFWYSNDPAGMFFDGQNLTPQMAFAVHMVPAPGALALMGLGGLVAARRRR; from the coding sequence ATGAAGAAGATGATCGCTCTTGCAGCGCTCGCTGGTCTCGCGACCAGCGCGGCGGCCACCAGCATCGTGAAGCCCCCGGACATCGGGCCGTGGTGGCACCCGATCGATGGCGACTTCGGCACGTACGTCTACGCCAGCGACTTCGTGCTGACGGGGACGGACACGAAGGTCGATCGGATGGGGACGTGGCTGAGCCTGATCTGGGGCGGCACGCAGAACATCCGCTTCGAGGTGTGGGGCGACACGGGCGGCTTCGGGCCGAACCCGAACGACGTGCTGGCGAGCACCGGCTCGATCCATCCGGCGGTGACGCCGAACCTGGACTACCACGAGGCTCCGGCGGCGTTCAGCGCGAACCTCGTGCCCGGGAACCGCTACTGGTTCATCGCCACGGTGGTGAGCGAGGGCGGCGGCGGCGGGTACCAGACGGGCGGCCACACGCAGAACTCGGTCTACAACGACAACGGCACCTTCTGGTACTCCAACGACCCGGCCGGGATGTTCTTCGACGGGCAGAACCTGACGCCGCAGATGGCGTTCGCGGTTCACATGGTCCCGGCCCCCGGCGCGCTGGCGCTGATGGGCCTGGGCGGGCTGGTTGCGGCGCGTCGTCGTCGCTGA
- a CDS encoding MoxR family ATPase encodes MPDPLAGTPHPANQPPRNTEDALAEVREAFDRLKAEIRKVIVGQDEVVEQALMAIFCRGHAVVVGVPGLAKTLLISTIARTLSLGFSRIQFTPDLMPSDITGTEVIEEDKATGARELRFVKGPVFANVILADEINRTPPKTQAALLEAMQERQVTVGGVQHPLPEPFFVLATQNPIEQEGTYPLPEAQLDRFMFQILIDYPGADEEFEIVRRSAHKGETQVDAVLNNDEIRRVQDLVRRTPVADHVIRYALRLVRATRVNEPMDGGLPRPEMVAEYVAWGAGPRASEYLVLAAKAKAILSGSTHATPDHVRSIARPVLRHRILTNFNAEADQVTTDAIIDSLLDAIPVEGASAEERRQMDRVMR; translated from the coding sequence ATGCCCGACCCACTCGCCGGCACGCCGCACCCCGCCAACCAGCCGCCGCGCAACACCGAGGACGCGCTCGCCGAGGTGCGCGAGGCGTTCGACCGGCTCAAAGCGGAGATTCGCAAGGTCATCGTCGGTCAGGACGAGGTCGTCGAGCAGGCCCTGATGGCGATCTTCTGCCGGGGGCATGCCGTCGTGGTGGGCGTGCCGGGCCTGGCGAAGACGCTGCTCATTTCGACGATCGCCCGGACGCTGTCGCTCGGGTTCAGCCGCATCCAGTTCACGCCGGACCTGATGCCGTCCGACATCACGGGTACGGAGGTGATCGAAGAGGACAAGGCGACGGGCGCGCGAGAACTCCGCTTCGTGAAGGGGCCGGTTTTCGCCAACGTGATTCTCGCCGATGAGATCAACCGTACGCCGCCGAAGACCCAGGCCGCGCTGCTCGAAGCGATGCAGGAGCGGCAGGTGACCGTGGGCGGCGTGCAGCACCCCCTCCCCGAGCCGTTCTTCGTCCTCGCCACCCAGAACCCCATCGAGCAGGAGGGCACCTACCCCCTCCCCGAGGCCCAACTCGACCGCTTCATGTTCCAGATCCTCATCGACTACCCCGGCGCTGACGAGGAGTTTGAGATCGTGCGGCGCTCGGCCCACAAGGGGGAGACGCAGGTGGACGCCGTCCTCAACAACGACGAGATACGCCGCGTGCAGGACCTGGTTCGCCGCACGCCTGTGGCCGACCACGTGATCAGGTATGCGTTGCGGCTGGTTCGGGCGACGCGTGTGAACGAGCCGATGGACGGGGGGCTGCCGCGGCCGGAGATGGTCGCCGAGTACGTCGCCTGGGGGGCCGGCCCGCGCGCCAGCGAGTACCTCGTCCTCGCGGCCAAGGCGAAGGCGATCCTGTCAGGCTCGACGCACGCGACGCCGGACCACGTCCGCTCCATCGCCCGCCCCGTGCTGCGGCACCGCATCCTCACCAACTTCAACGCCGAAGCCGACCAGGTGACGACCGACGCCATCATCGACAGCCTCTTGGACGCGATCCCGGTCGAGGGGGCCTCGGCGGAGGAGAGGCGCCAGATGGACAGGGTGATGCGGTAG